In a single window of the Neorhodopirellula lusitana genome:
- a CDS encoding sulfatase gives MRFRSSLMALTLVALGLAMQPSGSCDDARPNVLMIAIDDINDWVGPLGGHPQAQTPELDQFCKSGSVIFRNAVCAAPICGPSRSALLSGFMPQRTGVYGNSSNMIYSDIVKTHATLPEYFSKHGYHTLSNGKIFHKHATEHGVDFGHWAFDEHARARRGVKDGPDKKRYTSSKAGIINGRQSPEFVGKDSKLSWGPTKKPFEETVDYRVADWADQQITREFDKPFFMAVGFIKPHLPWIVPQEFFDQYELASLEVPEVKEDDLDDILNPNGKPAFNPTGEYIWIKKQGLEKEATRAYLASISYVDTCLGMVLNSLEKSPYADNTIVVICGDHGWHLGEKHRYLKNTLWCEAARTPVIVRLPKRKDQGTAYSDATVSLIDLYPTLVALCGLPAKELDGYDFSSLLDNPSAPWNHFGVTVSSAGTSVMGQRYHYIHHLSGAEEFYDLKNDPMEWSNLIKNPEFAEMIAEMNKHVPAHRAEFPNIHFDKPPNYVDADSDPTIKQTRNLMELK, from the coding sequence ATGAGATTCCGTTCTTCCCTAATGGCGCTAACACTTGTCGCCCTTGGGTTGGCAATGCAACCGTCAGGCTCGTGCGATGACGCTCGTCCCAATGTGCTGATGATTGCGATCGACGATATCAATGACTGGGTAGGGCCGTTGGGAGGTCATCCGCAGGCGCAGACGCCAGAGTTGGATCAGTTTTGCAAAAGCGGTTCGGTGATCTTTCGCAACGCTGTTTGCGCGGCCCCAATCTGTGGGCCATCGCGTTCGGCGTTGTTGTCTGGTTTCATGCCGCAGCGAACGGGTGTCTACGGCAACTCTTCGAACATGATCTATTCGGACATCGTCAAGACCCACGCGACGTTGCCGGAATACTTCTCTAAACACGGATACCACACGCTTTCCAACGGAAAGATTTTTCATAAGCACGCCACCGAGCATGGTGTCGACTTTGGACACTGGGCCTTTGATGAACACGCGCGGGCACGCAGGGGTGTTAAGGACGGGCCCGACAAGAAACGCTACACATCCAGCAAAGCTGGAATTATCAATGGTCGCCAGAGCCCTGAGTTTGTCGGCAAAGACAGTAAGCTGAGTTGGGGGCCTACGAAAAAGCCGTTTGAGGAAACGGTCGACTATCGCGTCGCGGATTGGGCCGACCAACAGATAACGCGAGAGTTTGACAAGCCATTCTTCATGGCGGTTGGCTTCATCAAGCCGCACCTGCCTTGGATCGTTCCCCAGGAGTTTTTCGATCAGTACGAACTTGCATCACTGGAGGTTCCGGAGGTTAAGGAAGATGATCTCGACGATATCTTGAATCCCAACGGGAAACCGGCGTTCAATCCAACCGGGGAATACATATGGATCAAGAAGCAGGGGTTGGAAAAGGAGGCCACGCGGGCCTATCTGGCGAGCATTTCTTACGTGGATACGTGCCTAGGGATGGTGCTCAACTCGCTCGAAAAGAGCCCCTACGCTGATAACACGATCGTTGTCATCTGCGGCGACCACGGCTGGCATCTTGGTGAAAAGCATCGCTACCTGAAGAACACTTTGTGGTGCGAAGCGGCCAGGACACCGGTCATCGTTCGCCTGCCAAAAAGGAAGGATCAAGGCACTGCCTACAGTGACGCTACGGTCAGCCTGATTGACTTGTATCCCACTTTGGTTGCCCTTTGCGGACTGCCGGCGAAAGAACTTGACGGCTACGATTTTTCTTCACTGTTGGACAACCCTTCGGCACCGTGGAACCACTTTGGCGTCACCGTTTCCAGTGCAGGCACCTCCGTGATGGGGCAGCGGTATCACTACATCCACCATCTTTCCGGGGCCGAGGAGTTCTACGATCTAAAGAATGATCCGATGGAGTGGTCGAATTTGATCAAGAACCCCGAGTTCGCTGAGATGATTGCGGAAATGAATAAACATGTCCCAGCTCATCGGGCCGAGTTCCCGAACATCCACTTTGATAAACCGCCGAACTACGTTGATGCGGACTCGGACCCCACGATCAAGCAGACACGCAACTTGATGGAACTCAAATAA
- a CDS encoding sulfatase encodes MNFNKTLCGPFIAQCVSEGCRILGTISRLRIRVISNVCQGCLLVAICFAVLFASPALGDSKPNIVFILVDDLGNADVGFNGSTYYETPNIDALAKGGLVIENAYMYPTCSPSRTALATGKQSFRTGVYTVPVLEAGDDQANIFSRWTVGEEHIMYSQPLADVGYKSIHLGKWHLVGPYPKEELAMEYPLKKKLKQPDPWDFSWVPYHKEHCQKYYPEGRGYLKNVGGTYRGDPALEIGGYKGKTGGYFAPFSNPFIEPKPDDEWLTDRLTDDAIEFMDEHQEDPFLINMHYYTVHRPIRGRSKELVQKYLEKPGDPITGQGMGEGKNKLRDAEYATMIESLDDNVGRIVQFLDDNGLRENTLIVFTSDNGQNVGSNDKLRGKKGYIYEGGIRVPTCMNWPGKIDARRTQTAVAGLDLFPTFMDIAGIDYDGVLDGDSVTGLFQGEPESLQNRPLFWHLASCYKHGACSVIRKNNLKLIQFLADGKMELYDLDNDPREEHNLAETNPEQTQALLKELVDWRKSNDVPLPPGSVLR; translated from the coding sequence ATGAATTTCAACAAGACTCTTTGCGGGCCTTTCATCGCCCAATGTGTCAGCGAGGGATGTCGCATTCTAGGAACCATTTCTCGCTTACGCATTCGGGTTATTAGCAATGTTTGTCAGGGTTGCCTGTTGGTGGCGATCTGTTTCGCGGTACTCTTCGCCTCTCCTGCGTTGGGTGACTCGAAGCCGAACATCGTGTTCATTTTGGTCGACGATCTCGGTAATGCGGATGTTGGCTTCAACGGTTCGACATACTACGAAACGCCCAACATCGATGCACTGGCCAAGGGTGGCTTGGTGATTGAGAACGCCTACATGTACCCCACGTGTTCACCATCACGTACGGCATTGGCGACTGGCAAGCAATCGTTTCGGACCGGTGTTTACACGGTGCCGGTTCTGGAAGCGGGTGACGACCAGGCGAACATTTTTTCGCGTTGGACGGTCGGTGAAGAACACATCATGTACAGCCAACCGCTGGCCGATGTGGGGTACAAATCGATCCACCTTGGTAAATGGCACTTGGTCGGGCCGTATCCAAAAGAAGAATTGGCGATGGAGTATCCGTTGAAGAAGAAGCTAAAGCAGCCCGATCCCTGGGACTTCAGTTGGGTGCCGTATCACAAGGAACATTGCCAGAAGTACTACCCGGAAGGGCGTGGCTATCTGAAGAACGTCGGCGGCACCTACCGCGGTGACCCAGCATTAGAAATCGGTGGCTACAAAGGGAAAACGGGCGGCTACTTTGCTCCCTTCAGCAACCCGTTCATCGAGCCCAAGCCCGACGATGAGTGGTTGACCGATCGACTGACTGACGATGCGATTGAATTCATGGACGAACACCAGGAAGACCCGTTTCTGATCAACATGCATTATTACACCGTGCATCGTCCGATTCGGGGTCGCAGCAAAGAGCTCGTTCAGAAGTATCTGGAAAAGCCCGGCGACCCGATCACCGGCCAGGGCATGGGCGAGGGAAAGAACAAATTGCGTGACGCTGAGTACGCGACGATGATCGAGTCGTTGGACGACAATGTCGGGCGGATCGTTCAGTTCCTCGATGACAATGGCCTGCGTGAAAACACGCTGATTGTGTTCACTTCGGACAACGGACAAAACGTCGGCAGCAATGACAAGTTGCGAGGAAAGAAGGGCTACATCTACGAAGGCGGTATCCGCGTTCCCACTTGCATGAATTGGCCTGGCAAGATTGACGCTCGCCGCACGCAAACCGCCGTCGCTGGGCTCGACTTGTTCCCCACCTTCATGGATATCGCGGGGATCGACTACGACGGCGTGCTGGATGGCGACTCGGTCACGGGGCTCTTTCAGGGCGAACCGGAATCGTTACAAAATCGCCCGCTCTTCTGGCATTTGGCCAGTTGTTACAAGCACGGTGCCTGCTCGGTCATCCGCAAGAACAACTTGAAGTTGATTCAGTTTCTCGCCGACGGGAAGATGGAACTCTACGACCTGGACAACGACCCCCGTGAGGAGCACAACCTCGCTGAAACAAATCCTGAGCAAACGCAGGCGTTGTTGAAGGAGTTGGTCGATTGGCGGAAGTCGAACGACGTTCCGTTGCCACCGGGTTCGGTCCTTCGATGA
- a CDS encoding arylsulfatase: MALIVALLLLSETAPVTFASETQRPPNVIFILADDLGPGMLGCYGQEVVKTPNIDRLARQGMKFNNYYGSVFCAPARWTLLSGMHDGRVGGWGQNRGGLPILRDSGKISEEEYQKRLVVHKAKSNPIADDELFLAQVAQQAGYQTAQFGKLDRGFLTWHERVKRFGWDFYEGYYDHSRCHGFYPPYLWRNGERFDLPGNTMADCGKTSEAGDEPVGYGGETYSQNVFIEGILKCLRSHQDKPFFLYHPTQLPHGPVAIPELHPDFADHPTMSLAEKKFGSMVKMLDEHVGLILDELVTLGLDDNTIVLFASDNGHELYYGPKPEYRKQLLANGERANLTDRKWRTSECGDVFDGAGGRAGLKRSGYQGGMQCPLLVRWPGKIAGGTETDLLSSHYDFLATLADIVGQEKPVGKDGISYLPTLLGQPQTEVHDFVVVYNRNTLLGSSALITGDGFKLVQANKKKDVFQLYNILEDNEERFDLSAQYPEKVEYLKQLLTQEIDSPRPDLK; this comes from the coding sequence ATGGCTCTTATCGTTGCATTGCTTCTGCTCTCTGAGACTGCGCCCGTCACGTTTGCCTCTGAAACGCAGCGTCCACCCAACGTGATCTTCATCCTCGCTGATGATCTCGGTCCAGGCATGCTGGGATGCTATGGCCAGGAGGTGGTGAAGACGCCGAACATCGATCGTTTAGCGCGTCAGGGGATGAAGTTCAATAACTACTACGGCAGTGTCTTTTGTGCTCCGGCGCGTTGGACGCTATTGAGCGGAATGCACGACGGCCGAGTCGGCGGTTGGGGGCAGAACCGCGGTGGTCTGCCTATCTTGCGAGATTCAGGGAAGATCAGCGAAGAGGAATATCAGAAACGACTGGTCGTCCACAAAGCAAAATCGAATCCGATCGCTGACGACGAATTGTTCTTGGCGCAGGTCGCCCAACAGGCTGGCTACCAAACTGCCCAGTTCGGCAAGCTCGATCGCGGTTTTCTAACCTGGCACGAACGTGTCAAACGGTTTGGCTGGGATTTCTACGAAGGCTACTACGACCACAGTCGCTGCCATGGTTTCTATCCACCGTATTTGTGGCGAAATGGCGAGCGTTTCGATCTGCCCGGTAACACCATGGCGGACTGTGGCAAGACCAGCGAAGCGGGCGACGAGCCGGTTGGTTATGGCGGTGAGACCTATTCGCAGAACGTGTTCATCGAAGGAATTCTGAAATGCCTGCGTTCGCACCAAGACAAACCGTTCTTCTTGTATCACCCGACTCAGCTACCGCATGGTCCGGTTGCGATCCCGGAGCTACATCCTGACTTTGCCGACCATCCGACGATGAGTTTGGCCGAAAAAAAGTTCGGGTCGATGGTCAAAATGCTGGATGAGCATGTCGGTTTGATTCTGGACGAACTAGTAACGCTGGGGCTGGATGACAACACGATCGTGTTGTTCGCCTCGGATAACGGACACGAGCTTTATTACGGACCGAAACCGGAATATCGCAAGCAGCTTTTGGCTAACGGCGAACGAGCGAACTTGACCGATAGAAAATGGCGAACATCCGAATGCGGCGACGTGTTTGATGGTGCCGGTGGCCGAGCAGGTTTGAAACGCAGCGGATACCAGGGCGGCATGCAATGCCCGCTATTGGTGCGTTGGCCAGGCAAAATTGCCGGTGGCACTGAAACGGACCTGCTCAGTTCGCACTACGATTTCTTAGCCACGTTGGCCGACATCGTGGGGCAGGAAAAGCCAGTCGGCAAGGACGGGATCTCTTATCTGCCTACTCTGCTTGGCCAACCGCAAACCGAAGTGCATGACTTTGTCGTCGTCTATAACCGCAATACGTTGTTGGGCAGCAGTGCTCTGATCACCGGTGACGGATTCAAACTCGTCCAAGCGAATAAAAAGAAGGACGTCTTTCAGCTTTACAACATTCTTGAAGACAACGAAGAACGCTTCGATCTTTCGGCCCAGTACCCCGAAAAGGTCGAGTACTTGAAACAGCTCCTCACACAAGAAATCGATTCACCACGCCCGGATCTAAAATGA
- a CDS encoding glycoside hydrolase family protein: MNRQRYLTLVLLVGCVAVSLSAHLHADDVARPRPAEWNNLVLGGQFKDRFERVKPRGDLTSKAWGGDNVLPRDVLNGIEDPDWSYWGGNAVRGDDGKYHLFVCRWPENAELGHFDYHNSIVIHAVADDPVGPYQYEDTIGHGHNPTLYKTRKGYVIYCVGKFYFSKSLSGPWKHNAFDFHKRERWCVQRRVNFTFAARDDGSYTAISRRGFAWVSPDGFTDWYLVSAESVYPKVEGVFEDPLMWKDDVQYHLIANDWKGRIAYYMRSKDGVHWVTEPGEAYAPGIDRYEDGTAPDWYKYERIRVLQDDHGRAVQAHFAVIDSDKHSDLPNDKHSSKHIIIPLTVERLIEVENEQPITADTREIRVKIQAEDGFDPHTDIDLDSLRFGASQEVSFGRGSRLRKTEKAGRDLVLVFEGQGNGITAENFAGKLQGKTSQGKLLIGWARLPGVSFSEPVLSSLAPKFEYTDEGLEAYVEVQNFGQAKSSQSWVEILVDGKVLASGSVRPMKPFETSLVRLVCDRTLSPASKCDVTVQLKSDGLPTETFTKNITLPSRE, translated from the coding sequence ATGAATCGACAACGTTACTTAACCTTGGTCCTGTTGGTCGGCTGTGTGGCTGTTAGCCTTTCTGCTCATTTGCACGCCGACGACGTTGCTCGACCGCGTCCGGCTGAGTGGAACAACCTTGTGTTGGGGGGGCAGTTCAAGGATCGATTTGAACGGGTCAAGCCACGCGGCGATCTGACATCGAAGGCATGGGGTGGCGACAATGTCTTGCCTCGCGACGTGCTCAACGGCATCGAAGATCCTGACTGGTCTTACTGGGGCGGCAACGCGGTCCGCGGCGATGACGGCAAGTACCACCTGTTCGTATGCCGCTGGCCTGAAAACGCCGAACTTGGTCATTTCGACTATCACAACTCGATCGTCATTCATGCCGTTGCCGACGATCCCGTCGGTCCCTACCAATACGAGGACACGATCGGCCATGGGCACAACCCCACGCTGTACAAGACTCGCAAAGGCTACGTAATCTACTGCGTCGGTAAGTTCTATTTCTCCAAAAGCCTCAGCGGCCCCTGGAAACACAACGCGTTTGATTTTCACAAACGCGAACGTTGGTGTGTTCAGCGCCGCGTGAATTTCACCTTCGCTGCCCGTGACGACGGTTCGTATACCGCGATCTCTCGTCGAGGTTTTGCGTGGGTCAGCCCAGATGGATTCACCGACTGGTATCTCGTTTCAGCGGAATCGGTCTACCCCAAGGTCGAAGGGGTCTTCGAAGATCCACTGATGTGGAAAGACGATGTTCAGTACCACTTGATCGCTAACGATTGGAAGGGACGGATCGCCTACTACATGCGTTCCAAGGATGGTGTCCACTGGGTCACTGAGCCGGGTGAAGCGTACGCACCGGGGATTGACCGTTACGAAGATGGCACCGCGCCGGATTGGTACAAGTACGAACGAATCCGTGTTCTGCAAGACGACCACGGGCGAGCCGTCCAGGCTCACTTCGCTGTCATTGATAGTGACAAGCACTCGGACTTACCCAACGACAAGCACAGTTCCAAACACATCATCATTCCCTTGACCGTCGAGCGATTGATCGAAGTTGAAAACGAGCAGCCTATCACGGCCGACACTCGGGAGATCCGCGTCAAAATTCAAGCCGAAGACGGCTTCGATCCGCATACCGACATCGATCTCGATTCGCTGCGGTTCGGTGCGTCGCAAGAAGTCAGCTTTGGCCGTGGCAGTCGATTGCGAAAGACGGAAAAAGCTGGTCGTGATCTGGTTCTCGTCTTTGAGGGACAGGGGAACGGCATCACCGCCGAAAATTTCGCTGGCAAGCTACAAGGTAAAACGAGCCAAGGGAAACTGCTGATCGGCTGGGCACGACTGCCGGGCGTATCCTTTAGCGAGCCCGTGCTTTCGTCCCTTGCGCCCAAATTCGAGTACACCGATGAAGGACTCGAGGCATATGTCGAAGTCCAAAACTTTGGGCAAGCGAAGTCATCGCAGTCATGGGTCGAGATTTTAGTCGACGGCAAGGTCCTGGCATCCGGTTCCGTTCGCCCAATGAAACCATTTGAAACGTCCTTGGTTCGGCTAGTGTGCGATCGCACGCTATCACCGGCAAGCAAATGCGACGTGACTGTACAGCTCAAAAGTGATGGACTTCCAACGGAGACGTTTACCAAGAACATCACATTGCCATCGAGAGAATAG
- a CDS encoding DNRLRE domain-containing protein — protein MTSEPHPELSSAELSRLIELASAYRDDRIADADVAELDMMLAESPAALAAFVEMGMLVAELSHTQIGGRAAKADAVHLPKEPPVIGSWVRYLGPLILAASILIATGLWSWESRERDVSFAELESVGNCLWQESATPTHNGQRISVGHFRLAQGVATVRFDNGARVDLEGPSHLEILGKDRCQLHGGKLVVTVENDFKGFTVDTPNGRLIDQGTSFGVTVKEDGDSMLEVFDGFVDVQHRASGEQRRVDDKSAVRLLRQKIANGRGIEPLAPHDDAGDVQVTTIMRKGADCSFRRDYAHRNTESELLFVRTHKTKQDRFDYRSSLRFDLSGMETEDIAKARLQLTATPSGRGFASKATDTTIAVYGILDDALDDWSPETVAWEELLGVQNENNEAGKARLLGHFTIPKGQQAGVFRFEGKALAEFVKHDTNKLISLVLVAKTHSKRGILWNSFASSHHETLRPPTLHMWFEKP, from the coding sequence ATGACATCTGAACCGCACCCCGAATTATCGTCCGCTGAGTTAAGTCGATTGATTGAATTGGCCAGCGCTTATCGAGACGATCGTATTGCCGACGCCGATGTCGCTGAACTGGATATGATGTTGGCTGAATCGCCGGCAGCATTGGCGGCATTCGTCGAAATGGGGATGCTGGTCGCCGAATTATCGCACACTCAAATTGGAGGCCGTGCCGCCAAGGCCGATGCGGTCCATCTTCCGAAAGAGCCGCCTGTGATCGGCTCTTGGGTTCGCTATCTTGGTCCCCTCATCCTGGCGGCTAGCATTTTGATCGCGACGGGGCTTTGGAGTTGGGAGTCGCGTGAGCGTGACGTCTCGTTTGCTGAACTTGAGTCCGTTGGGAACTGCTTGTGGCAAGAGTCGGCAACGCCGACCCATAACGGTCAGCGAATCAGCGTGGGGCACTTCCGCCTTGCCCAGGGGGTCGCCACGGTTCGCTTTGACAATGGTGCACGGGTGGACCTGGAAGGGCCATCGCACTTGGAGATTCTAGGGAAAGATCGCTGTCAACTGCACGGTGGAAAGCTGGTTGTCACGGTTGAAAATGACTTCAAAGGTTTTACGGTGGATACGCCCAATGGTCGCTTGATTGATCAAGGGACCAGTTTCGGCGTAACGGTCAAGGAAGACGGCGATTCCATGCTAGAAGTATTCGACGGATTCGTGGATGTCCAGCACCGTGCATCGGGCGAACAACGCCGGGTAGATGATAAGTCAGCCGTGCGTTTGTTGCGGCAGAAAATCGCCAACGGTCGTGGTATTGAACCATTGGCCCCCCATGACGATGCCGGCGATGTTCAAGTTACGACAATCATGAGGAAAGGTGCGGATTGTTCGTTCCGTCGCGACTACGCCCATCGCAACACGGAAAGTGAATTGCTTTTTGTGCGGACACACAAGACGAAGCAGGATCGATTCGATTACCGGAGTTCACTTCGCTTTGATTTGTCCGGGATGGAAACGGAGGACATAGCTAAGGCTCGATTACAGCTGACGGCGACTCCATCAGGGAGAGGTTTTGCTTCCAAAGCGACTGACACCACGATCGCGGTTTACGGCATCTTGGACGACGCGTTGGATGATTGGTCGCCGGAAACGGTAGCTTGGGAAGAGTTGCTTGGCGTGCAAAACGAAAACAACGAGGCGGGTAAGGCTCGGTTGCTCGGCCACTTCACGATTCCCAAAGGTCAGCAGGCAGGCGTCTTCCGTTTCGAAGGAAAGGCTCTTGCTGAGTTTGTGAAGCATGACACGAACAAGCTTATTTCGTTGGTGCTAGTTGCGAAAACGCATTCGAAGCGAGGAATCCTGTGGAACTCCTTCGCCAGTTCCCACCATGAAACCTTACGACCGCCAACGCTGCATATGTGGTTTGAGAAGCCCTAG
- a CDS encoding sigma-70 family RNA polymerase sigma factor — translation MTEETITPRTGDTLQSGDVLQPGEQFTRLLMQNQKRFWGLIRSLVPNGPDADDVLQETCSVMWRKYSEFEQGTDFAAWGLAIARFQVMRYYSRCKSDRARLSNEVIEAVAIEFSSPEQANRSTAREAALKGCMAKLKTVQFDTLHRRYGEGQAVEEIAVEMNVSIHAIYKRLDRTCQQLFRCITTTLKQQEGLA, via the coding sequence ATGACTGAAGAAACAATCACGCCGCGAACGGGCGACACGCTGCAATCAGGTGACGTGTTGCAACCGGGCGAGCAGTTCACCCGTCTCTTGATGCAAAACCAGAAGCGGTTCTGGGGCCTGATTCGGTCGTTGGTGCCCAATGGCCCCGACGCTGACGATGTTCTGCAGGAGACCTGTTCGGTGATGTGGCGGAAGTATTCTGAGTTCGAACAGGGGACGGATTTCGCCGCTTGGGGGTTGGCAATTGCTCGCTTTCAAGTGATGCGGTACTACAGTCGGTGCAAGAGCGATCGGGCTCGGTTGAGTAATGAAGTGATCGAAGCGGTCGCCATCGAGTTCAGTTCGCCCGAACAAGCCAATCGCTCCACCGCTCGCGAGGCGGCACTGAAGGGGTGCATGGCAAAGCTCAAGACCGTCCAGTTTGATACTTTGCATCGTCGTTACGGCGAAGGGCAGGCGGTTGAGGAGATTGCTGTGGAGATGAACGTTTCTATCCACGCGATCTACAAACGCCTTGATCGAACCTGTCAGCAGCTATTTCGCTGCATCACCACAACGCTGAAACAGCAAGAGGGTTTGGCATGA